Proteins from a genomic interval of Rhodococcus rhodochrous:
- a CDS encoding transglycosylase domain-containing protein yields the protein MDYTRIPSRDAYLASHHLGIAMSPAFPSPRPASERWKRLEPFFLLATPQQTRPAPPEPPITEPPDAGPWDGEPNPPERKRPRWKLWTLWSTVAILASMLLPPCLYVIATPPRTMFMLTDEADGKTVYQYVDIDYVSRYYVAAVLIHEDDKLGTRKGPFHVGDFIERIDAFLAGEKDPSGSTIPQQLVKNIFLIRGQSKPVQAVRKGVEAILSYPFNLILGDKRQLDLYINYAQFGPNLYGVCAATWYYFNRPPWDGDLPTATLLVGLLPAGEDAVRAPGGGIDTSGIVDIDLLATIWRAEKVVPDLYSLNGGWEGLTPTVGITEPASAFNPTEHDDSCSVMPESVAERLEAEGAWWDPAYQ from the coding sequence ATGGACTACACCCGTATTCCGTCACGTGACGCCTATCTGGCCTCTCACCACTTGGGGATCGCCATGAGCCCTGCATTCCCTTCCCCCCGTCCCGCGAGCGAGCGTTGGAAGCGTCTCGAACCGTTCTTCCTGCTCGCCACCCCACAACAAACTCGGCCGGCCCCGCCCGAACCGCCCATCACCGAGCCACCGGACGCCGGGCCATGGGATGGAGAACCCAACCCTCCCGAGCGGAAGAGGCCCCGGTGGAAGCTGTGGACCCTCTGGAGCACGGTGGCCATCCTGGCATCGATGCTTCTGCCACCGTGCTTGTACGTCATCGCAACTCCCCCTCGGACGATGTTCATGCTCACCGACGAGGCGGATGGGAAGACGGTCTACCAGTACGTGGACATCGACTATGTCAGTCGGTATTACGTGGCTGCGGTGCTCATCCATGAAGACGACAAACTCGGAACGCGCAAGGGGCCATTCCACGTTGGGGATTTCATCGAGCGCATCGATGCCTTCCTAGCGGGTGAGAAAGACCCTTCCGGCTCGACCATCCCGCAGCAGCTCGTGAAGAACATCTTCCTCATCCGCGGGCAGTCCAAGCCGGTGCAGGCGGTACGTAAAGGCGTCGAGGCGATCCTGTCCTACCCGTTCAACCTAATCCTTGGGGACAAACGGCAGCTCGATCTCTACATCAACTACGCCCAGTTCGGTCCGAACCTCTACGGGGTCTGCGCTGCTACGTGGTACTACTTCAACCGTCCGCCGTGGGATGGAGACCTTCCAACTGCAACACTTCTCGTTGGCCTGCTTCCTGCCGGCGAAGATGCTGTGCGCGCTCCGGGTGGTGGGATCGATACGAGCGGCATCGTCGACATCGATCTACTCGCAACTATCTGGCGGGCCGAGAAAGTTGTTCCGGACTTGTACAGCCTCAACGGCGGCTGGGAAGGTCTTACGCCCACGGTTGGAATCACCGAGCCGGCAAGTGCTTTCAATCCCACGGAACACGATGACAGTTGCTCGGTCATGCCGGAGAGCGTAGCGGAGCGGTTGGAGGCCGAGGGTGCATGGTGGGACCCGGCCTACCAATAG
- a CDS encoding DUF5681 domain-containing protein → MAAGGKSGGEQADNLPIRRTGRFGDDKDPNMGKDTQFKPGQSGNPKGGPKGKKLSTVIQEMLNDESFIERLAEKLPDNKKPDPDFQGTPMKAIVATAIIESFDPSGQYKARAAAREWIGKYGFGTKIDVTSDGERVEVAPLVISSIKSRGTGDAAAETEEEAS, encoded by the coding sequence ATGGCAGCAGGCGGTAAATCAGGCGGCGAGCAGGCGGACAACCTTCCCATCAGGCGGACGGGCCGCTTCGGTGATGACAAAGACCCGAACATGGGCAAGGACACTCAGTTCAAACCAGGTCAGTCCGGGAACCCTAAAGGCGGACCAAAAGGGAAGAAGCTGAGCACGGTAATCCAAGAGATGCTCAATGACGAGAGCTTTATCGAGCGGCTTGCCGAGAAGCTCCCCGACAACAAGAAGCCGGACCCAGATTTTCAGGGGACGCCGATGAAGGCGATCGTCGCTACTGCGATCATCGAGTCCTTCGATCCGAGTGGTCAGTACAAGGCGCGGGCCGCTGCACGTGAGTGGATAGGCAAGTACGGGTTCGGAACGAAGATCGACGTGACCTCGGACGGTGAACGCGTCGAGGTTGCTCCACTCGTGATCAGCAGTATCAAGTCACGAGGTACGGGCGATGCAGCCGCTGAGACTGAAGAAGAAGCAAGCTGA
- a CDS encoding DEAD/DEAH box helicase family protein yields MQPLRLKKKQAEVIEAANDPTVDTIVLIGAVGTGKTDIAAHLVLSICHQFPKTRWPVFRVNQSTAVETVIPSYLDMAERMGMVQGKDFLYTQKPYRISFPNGSTIPFREADATKDRGGKKIKGINASGNHLDEVDEFEYEMYLQATSRKGRKNENGQPSLSILTANPNDGWLKEHIYDKWKAGTLPKNIRVIEFGIEDSWQSEGDIAALMTNPEWWVERYLRNNWDYADESNSLFKSRHFAASLADELDANAPRVAGYDVAWKGEDRSTRALFYGLTLADLAIVKAKNVRMETSEQADWLIEDAVDSGYGIENLAVDAVGIGAGVVGDLVTKDLHPYEFMSGLPPDPSVMLPGVAASPLNFGDLRSQMIYLYARGVELGIIKHFKGCPFLSELQKEAMMHQFDVTEKILKVESKKQIKKRLGVSPDLFDAVIMALYVALRPIEPFPGDDDAFGPTEPYTSGILDRAF; encoded by the coding sequence ATGCAGCCGCTGAGACTGAAGAAGAAGCAAGCTGAGGTCATCGAGGCGGCGAATGATCCGACCGTCGACACGATCGTCCTGATCGGCGCAGTCGGCACCGGCAAGACTGACATTGCTGCGCACCTTGTCCTGTCGATCTGCCATCAGTTCCCCAAGACCCGCTGGCCGGTGTTTCGTGTGAACCAATCGACCGCCGTTGAAACGGTGATTCCTTCTTACCTGGACATGGCCGAACGCATGGGAATGGTCCAGGGAAAAGACTTCCTCTACACCCAGAAGCCCTATCGCATCTCATTCCCTAACGGCTCGACTATCCCATTCCGTGAGGCAGACGCCACGAAGGACCGGGGCGGCAAGAAGATCAAGGGAATAAACGCTTCGGGGAACCATCTCGATGAGGTGGACGAGTTCGAGTATGAGATGTACTTGCAGGCGACCTCTCGTAAAGGGCGCAAGAACGAGAACGGCCAGCCATCCCTCTCGATCCTTACCGCCAACCCGAACGACGGCTGGCTGAAGGAGCACATCTACGACAAGTGGAAGGCCGGAACCCTTCCGAAGAACATCCGGGTCATCGAGTTCGGCATAGAGGACTCCTGGCAGTCCGAAGGCGACATCGCCGCGCTTATGACGAACCCGGAGTGGTGGGTCGAGCGCTATCTTCGGAACAACTGGGACTACGCCGACGAATCAAACTCGCTCTTCAAGTCGCGTCACTTCGCGGCATCGTTAGCTGACGAACTAGACGCTAATGCCCCACGAGTCGCCGGCTATGACGTGGCGTGGAAGGGCGAAGATCGCTCTACTCGGGCACTGTTCTACGGACTCACCCTGGCTGACCTCGCAATAGTGAAAGCGAAGAACGTGCGCATGGAGACTTCCGAGCAAGCGGATTGGCTGATCGAGGACGCAGTGGACAGCGGGTACGGCATCGAGAACTTGGCAGTGGATGCAGTGGGTATCGGAGCCGGGGTAGTGGGTGACCTCGTCACCAAGGACCTGCACCCGTACGAGTTCATGAGCGGGCTCCCGCCAGACCCGAGCGTGATGTTGCCAGGGGTGGCTGCTTCGCCTCTCAACTTCGGTGATCTTCGTTCGCAGATGATCTACCTGTATGCACGCGGTGTCGAGCTGGGGATCATCAAGCACTTCAAGGGCTGTCCGTTCCTGAGCGAGCTGCAGAAGGAAGCGATGATGCACCAGTTCGATGTGACGGAGAAGATCCTGAAGGTCGAGAGCAAGAAGCAGATCAAGAAGCGCCTTGGGGTGAGTCCTGACTTGTTTGACGCCGTGATCATGGCGCTTTACGTGGCACTGCGACCGATCGAACCATTCCCCGGTGATGACGACGCCTTCGGACCCACAGAACCGTATACCTCTGGGATTCTCGACCGGGCCTTCTAA
- a CDS encoding phage portal protein family protein, with protein sequence MISTDEYVPELRGRQLMRTIEEMRRGDATIQAGLKAVKYPIVAAEWYADPGGDEKDDQVAAELIEHNFREILNWEHTLQEILTMLDFGFSVFEIVLDTRVVDGVERIVVTKLAYRKQTTIEAWQTEDKKPGITQRRSDGSAVSIPLEKLMVFTHQQEGDNWEGISILRSSYQDWYFKKTLTKIEAIGHERQALGVVKIKYPKGASKELRNQAAQAAQNVRANERAYIEEPDGWDIDFMDMKANTTKDPREAIAYHDRQILKNMSVQYIDIGSQGTSGSFSASTDQRKLLELQDQAIAKQIAAKINETVVKLICDLNFNLSTYPKWTVGKIGDENIVELSDAIAKFTTAKLLTPNDQDEEHVRKLLRFPAMPQGEEVDRTVKEEVKDKDVADDVEDESEEAKKVEANRRRNIQASVSARDFPDLYDGIDIDPNDLGCIMLDTETLDVLKHIPEDLHSDLVEATTRHDHTMGAVAETEAHVTLLYGLLENGNVWKDKVDTVLKDWKIDTVKIAEVGFFDTSDSYAVIAHIETTPELIDGHERLTLLPHIQTFSEYKPHLTLAYVSKDADVDKWVDVLGKAYNGKTVKAKSINYGDLPDGDDKKKVEAAAVLAHARDMKKLLTENLYGTAGYDASHAA encoded by the coding sequence GTGATTAGCACGGACGAATATGTTCCGGAACTCCGTGGGCGCCAGCTCATGCGCACGATCGAAGAGATGCGCCGCGGTGATGCGACGATTCAAGCCGGCCTGAAGGCGGTCAAGTACCCAATCGTCGCTGCTGAGTGGTACGCCGATCCCGGTGGAGACGAGAAGGACGACCAAGTAGCCGCCGAGCTCATCGAGCACAACTTCCGAGAGATCCTCAACTGGGAGCACACGCTTCAAGAGATCCTGACCATGCTCGACTTCGGGTTCAGTGTCTTCGAGATCGTGCTCGATACGCGAGTAGTGGATGGTGTGGAGCGCATCGTCGTGACCAAGCTGGCCTACCGCAAGCAGACGACGATCGAAGCGTGGCAGACCGAGGACAAGAAGCCCGGCATCACGCAGCGCCGAAGCGACGGCAGCGCCGTGTCGATCCCGCTCGAGAAGCTCATGGTCTTTACGCATCAGCAGGAGGGCGACAACTGGGAAGGCATCAGCATCCTCCGCAGCAGCTACCAGGACTGGTACTTCAAGAAGACCCTCACGAAGATCGAAGCCATCGGGCATGAACGCCAGGCGTTGGGCGTCGTGAAGATCAAGTACCCGAAGGGCGCGAGCAAGGAACTGCGCAATCAAGCCGCACAGGCTGCCCAGAACGTCCGCGCCAACGAACGGGCCTACATCGAAGAGCCGGATGGTTGGGACATCGATTTCATGGACATGAAGGCCAACACCACCAAGGACCCACGTGAAGCCATCGCGTACCACGACCGCCAGATCCTGAAGAACATGAGCGTCCAGTACATCGACATTGGTTCGCAGGGCACGAGCGGTTCGTTCAGCGCCAGCACCGATCAACGCAAGCTGCTCGAGCTACAGGACCAAGCCATCGCCAAGCAGATCGCTGCGAAGATCAATGAGACCGTGGTCAAGCTGATCTGCGATCTCAACTTCAATCTCAGCACCTATCCGAAGTGGACGGTGGGCAAGATCGGGGACGAGAACATCGTCGAGCTGTCTGACGCCATTGCAAAGTTCACTACGGCCAAGCTGCTGACCCCGAACGACCAAGACGAAGAGCACGTGCGCAAGCTCCTGCGGTTCCCTGCGATGCCGCAAGGCGAAGAGGTAGACCGCACCGTGAAGGAGGAAGTGAAGGACAAGGACGTTGCCGACGACGTGGAAGACGAATCGGAGGAGGCAAAGAAGGTAGAGGCAAACCGCCGCCGAAATATTCAGGCTTCCGTGAGTGCACGGGACTTCCCAGACCTGTACGACGGTATCGACATTGATCCGAATGACCTGGGATGCATCATGCTCGACACAGAGACGCTCGACGTGCTCAAGCACATCCCTGAAGATCTACACAGTGACCTCGTAGAGGCAACCACCCGACACGATCACACCATGGGTGCGGTTGCGGAGACCGAAGCGCATGTCACTCTGCTCTACGGACTCCTTGAAAACGGCAATGTCTGGAAGGACAAGGTGGACACTGTCCTCAAGGATTGGAAGATCGACACGGTTAAGATCGCCGAAGTCGGGTTCTTTGACACCTCGGACAGTTACGCCGTGATCGCACATATCGAGACGACACCGGAACTCATCGACGGTCACGAGCGCTTGACGCTGCTCCCTCACATCCAAACATTCAGTGAATACAAGCCGCACCTCACTCTCGCGTACGTCTCGAAGGATGCAGACGTGGACAAGTGGGTGGATGTTTTGGGTAAGGCGTACAACGGTAAGACCGTGAAAGCGAAGAGCATCAACTACGGCGACCTGCCTGACGGCGACGATAAGAAGAAGGTCGAAGCTGCCGCAGTTCTGGCCCACGCCCGGGACATGAAGAAGCTACTAACCGAGAACTTGTATGGCACTGCCGGATACGACGCGTCCCACGCTGCTTGA
- a CDS encoding phage minor head protein — protein sequence MALPDTTRPTLLEARREVSISIRASEEWQPSYKKHPATFKALLLHEAQLEESVAEYLAGLADRAPNYIDWSLIPEPLQVTAASSPLANKDDAVWEGEALDLTKAVIEAITLLVATGGQYGELEYGIDLGITSLSETVLVAAREQTAALVSQVTETNRKLIREAIKQSIARGEDADGTIARIRKVINNPVRAEMIAQTESVNAYGRGLYDFANTTGAKTKTWEALAGACKICAPIDGQTVPIDKPFVLGNGKEVMHPGCHPRGRCGAYYNY from the coding sequence ATGGCACTGCCGGATACGACGCGTCCCACGCTGCTTGAGGCACGCCGTGAGGTGTCCATAAGCATCCGAGCGAGTGAAGAGTGGCAACCGAGCTACAAGAAGCACCCGGCGACGTTTAAAGCGCTGCTGCTTCATGAAGCCCAGCTGGAAGAGTCAGTAGCCGAGTATCTGGCCGGCCTTGCCGATCGCGCACCGAACTACATCGACTGGTCCCTGATCCCCGAACCTCTACAGGTCACCGCGGCGTCGAGCCCACTGGCGAACAAGGACGACGCTGTGTGGGAGGGCGAAGCGCTCGACCTGACGAAGGCCGTCATCGAAGCCATCACCCTGCTCGTTGCGACCGGAGGGCAGTACGGGGAACTCGAGTACGGCATCGATCTGGGCATCACGTCCCTCAGCGAGACTGTGCTCGTCGCGGCCCGCGAACAGACCGCCGCGCTGGTAAGCCAGGTGACGGAGACGAACCGCAAGCTCATCCGTGAAGCAATCAAGCAGAGCATCGCCCGTGGGGAAGATGCGGACGGCACGATCGCGCGGATCAGGAAGGTCATCAACAACCCCGTGCGGGCAGAGATGATTGCGCAGACGGAGAGCGTGAATGCGTATGGACGGGGGCTGTATGACTTCGCCAATACCACGGGTGCGAAGACTAAGACGTGGGAGGCGCTGGCGGGCGCCTGCAAGATCTGTGCACCTATTGATGGACAAACCGTCCCGATAGACAAGCCTTTTGTACTGGGGAATGGCAAAGAGGTCATGCACCCGGGATGCCATCCACGAGGAAGATGTGGTGCTTATTACAACTACTAG
- a CDS encoding phage protease yields MSNFRIDICSPPSDIQGHMKGFVTKTSIKADSQGNVPTTINLLKAGSWNTVWHGDFELTGTDLEEMVANFDEGVGLVEEDNKQAPVNYGHAMGDKAAGWMKRLYTQAVNGTIGLFADVEWTPAAEQAIKDGEWKYLSPEFNPRGFPWEDPEQEFAFVDNVLTGAALTNIPLFKKLKPITASRIPTKRVKADAQGGGDKQDKGDSMKLEDIRAKQVADLTEEEKTFLSEHKAELTDEERKTFGLEEGTTETTETTEATETTEQTEDTTDTTQTNVQASAITGITDEEIAQLRADAQAGREAKAELERKKAEEFVQARISAGQIKSGEKDNTVKVLLASKGEQRTALETLLAGLPKNEQLGKEVGDVGQQVSVEASTELDKRVRKIMADARAAGNTIAYSAARKQVLDADATLKQQLEEEEQ; encoded by the coding sequence ATGTCCAACTTCCGTATTGACATTTGCTCGCCGCCCTCAGATATTCAAGGACATATGAAGGGCTTTGTAACTAAAACGAGTATTAAGGCAGATAGCCAGGGGAACGTCCCCACGACCATCAACCTGCTGAAGGCCGGCTCCTGGAATACAGTATGGCACGGTGATTTTGAACTAACCGGTACGGACCTCGAAGAGATGGTCGCCAACTTCGACGAGGGAGTGGGCCTTGTCGAAGAAGACAACAAGCAAGCCCCCGTCAACTACGGCCACGCTATGGGCGACAAAGCCGCGGGCTGGATGAAACGACTTTATACCCAGGCCGTCAATGGCACGATCGGACTCTTCGCTGATGTGGAGTGGACTCCCGCAGCCGAGCAGGCCATCAAAGACGGTGAGTGGAAATATTTAAGTCCGGAGTTCAATCCTCGCGGCTTCCCATGGGAAGACCCCGAGCAGGAGTTCGCCTTCGTCGACAACGTCCTTACCGGTGCGGCCCTGACCAACATTCCACTATTCAAGAAGCTGAAGCCAATCACGGCGTCCCGAATCCCCACTAAGCGGGTGAAGGCGGACGCCCAAGGCGGCGGTGATAAGCAAGATAAAGGAGACAGCATGAAGCTAGAAGACATTCGAGCGAAACAAGTTGCAGACCTCACGGAAGAGGAAAAGACCTTCCTGAGCGAGCACAAAGCAGAACTGACAGACGAAGAGCGCAAGACGTTCGGTCTGGAAGAAGGCACTACCGAGACCACGGAGACAACCGAAGCTACGGAAACCACCGAGCAGACTGAGGACACGACAGACACAACTCAGACGAACGTGCAGGCCAGCGCCATCACCGGCATTACTGACGAAGAGATCGCACAGCTCCGCGCCGACGCACAGGCAGGCCGCGAAGCGAAGGCTGAGCTCGAGCGCAAGAAGGCTGAAGAGTTCGTACAGGCTCGTATCAGCGCTGGTCAGATCAAGAGCGGCGAGAAGGACAACACCGTGAAGGTGCTCTTGGCATCGAAGGGCGAGCAGCGCACAGCGCTTGAAACGCTCCTAGCCGGCCTTCCAAAGAACGAACAGCTCGGCAAGGAAGTGGGCGACGTAGGACAGCAGGTATCGGTCGAAGCATCAACAGAGCTCGATAAGCGCGTTCGCAAGATCATGGCCGACGCCCGCGCAGCTGGCAACACGATTGCCTACTCGGCGGCGCGCAAGCAGGTGCTCGACGCCGACGCGACCCTGAAACAACAACTCGAAGAGGAGGAACAGTAA
- a CDS encoding DUF2190 family protein yields the protein MAAVQPGERYSAPAAADLSTKRYHLVKLDANGEVVLATSATDNILGVLDNSPRLGQTADVVLANGVGSFKVKLGANASAGAFLTANGDGEAIGTTTTGNRVIGRLVRAGVENEIAEYIKHNEKY from the coding sequence ATGGCAGCAGTACAACCAGGCGAGCGCTACAGCGCTCCAGCAGCCGCAGATCTATCAACTAAGCGCTATCACCTCGTGAAGCTGGATGCCAACGGCGAAGTCGTACTTGCTACGTCAGCAACCGACAACATCCTTGGCGTGCTCGACAACAGCCCGCGTCTCGGCCAGACCGCCGACGTCGTACTGGCGAACGGCGTGGGTTCATTCAAGGTGAAGCTCGGCGCGAACGCGTCAGCAGGTGCCTTCCTGACCGCGAACGGCGACGGCGAAGCGATCGGCACAACTACGACGGGCAACCGCGTAATCGGCCGACTGGTGCGTGCCGGGGTCGAGAACGAGATCGCTGAGTACATCAAACACAACGAGAAATACTAA
- a CDS encoding DUF7210 family protein: MAEPKREKVTLGSAVKHDGTWYQPGDTFEGDAKIVEELRRAGAVRVLDEAPATNDEAEAAQEQAKEIVAKAQAQAEKIVSDAEAAAQKIVEAAEKRFVEAAKEAEPKAPAQDEPKADDAEKTPSQPAQQTAQAKTTTKSK; the protein is encoded by the coding sequence ATGGCAGAACCAAAGCGAGAGAAAGTAACCCTGGGAAGCGCCGTTAAGCACGACGGCACCTGGTACCAGCCAGGTGACACGTTCGAAGGTGACGCGAAGATCGTCGAAGAACTCCGCCGCGCAGGCGCAGTCCGTGTTCTGGACGAGGCACCTGCTACCAACGACGAGGCGGAAGCCGCTCAGGAGCAGGCCAAAGAGATCGTCGCCAAGGCCCAGGCGCAGGCAGAAAAGATCGTGAGCGATGCGGAAGCCGCTGCGCAGAAGATCGTCGAAGCTGCGGAGAAACGATTCGTCGAAGCTGCCAAGGAAGCGGAGCCTAAGGCACCAGCCCAGGACGAACCGAAGGCAGATGATGCGGAGAAGACCCCGTCACAGCCTGCACAACAGACGGCTCAGGCGAAGACGACTACCAAGTCGAAGTAG
- a CDS encoding restriction endonuclease codes for MQPTTDFHQAELNAAQAMRSWGFLDAVATTGGSDGGVDVRAHDALAQVKWRTNATGRPEVQQLVGARGSGRQKLFFFSKSGYTRQAVAYADTMSVALFVIDAVGGVTPVNGHARPYGAKWWALPFVGITRDDWVVLGLFTLALVGAAVFWLLYLG; via the coding sequence ATGCAACCGACTACCGACTTCCATCAGGCCGAACTGAACGCCGCTCAAGCGATGAGATCGTGGGGTTTCCTTGACGCCGTGGCCACAACGGGCGGGTCGGACGGGGGAGTAGATGTTCGCGCCCATGATGCACTGGCGCAGGTGAAGTGGCGGACTAACGCGACCGGACGGCCTGAGGTGCAGCAATTGGTCGGAGCCCGAGGGAGCGGCCGGCAAAAGCTGTTCTTCTTCTCGAAGTCCGGCTACACCCGCCAGGCAGTGGCCTACGCCGACACGATGAGTGTTGCGCTGTTCGTGATCGACGCTGTTGGGGGAGTGACCCCCGTGAACGGCCATGCCCGACCCTACGGAGCGAAGTGGTGGGCGCTGCCGTTCGTGGGGATCACCCGTGACGACTGGGTAGTGCTTGGGCTGTTCACGCTGGCGCTGGTAGGTGCGGCAGTGTTCTGGCTGCTGTACCTGGGATGA
- a CDS encoding phage tail fiber repeat family protein, with translation MFDTHVNLLSGTVHTAPSPATSGETLILMPGDDARFEPNMPVTLCPPEVSPRFDNSEIAYITAVEGRQLTLLRAQEGSLAMPVDAGWQVIAGLTAKSLTDIETVLEGKADRSEIPAPVDISGKADKSYVDSQDGLLATAIEGKVDKQAGKSLSSNDYTNDEKDKLSGIAAGATQNVPDAALRDRATHTGSQPISSVTGLQGALDGKAASSHTHTAANISNFDSAVSANADVAASTSARHTHSNKTVLDNTTASFTTGDKSKLDGIASGATANDTDANLKSRSNHTGTQAISTVSGLQTALDGKAASGHTHTIANVSGLQTALDAKVASTLLGANNGVATLDAGGKVNQSQLPSITITEVFTVATEAAMVALVADEGDVAIRTDLNKSFIHNGGTAGTAADWSELLTPTAGVSSVNGQTGAVTVSAVPGGGSEGQVLKVVSGVPAWGADNNTTYTAPSQAEAEAGTATTSRTFTAQRVNQAIQALAPVKSVAGKTGAVTLAKADVGLGSVDNTADADKPISTATQTALDGKASATHTHTAAQVTDFETAVSANTNVTANTAARHSHSNKTVLDATTASFLSADRTKLDGIATGATANSADATLLNRANHTGTQAISTVTGLQTALDGKAASSHTHSIANVTNLQTALDGKVNGTVRITVGTTAPTSPSVNDLWVDTN, from the coding sequence ATGTTTGACACCCACGTGAATCTACTTTCTGGAACCGTTCACACCGCACCTTCGCCTGCGACCTCTGGCGAAACGCTCATCCTGATGCCGGGAGATGACGCCCGCTTCGAGCCGAACATGCCCGTGACGCTGTGCCCGCCCGAAGTGTCACCACGCTTCGATAACTCGGAGATCGCCTACATAACGGCGGTTGAGGGGCGACAGCTGACCCTCCTGCGCGCGCAGGAAGGGTCGCTCGCCATGCCGGTGGACGCGGGGTGGCAGGTGATCGCAGGGCTGACGGCGAAGAGCCTGACCGATATCGAGACTGTGCTTGAAGGCAAGGCCGACCGCAGCGAGATCCCGGCACCCGTGGACATCAGCGGGAAGGCGGACAAGTCCTACGTGGACAGCCAGGACGGGCTCCTTGCGACTGCCATCGAAGGCAAGGTGGATAAACAGGCCGGCAAGAGCCTGAGCTCTAACGACTACACCAACGATGAGAAGGACAAGCTCTCCGGAATCGCTGCAGGAGCGACGCAGAACGTGCCAGACGCGGCGTTACGCGACCGTGCGACTCATACCGGCTCGCAACCAATTTCAAGCGTCACAGGGCTTCAGGGCGCGTTGGACGGTAAGGCAGCATCGAGTCATACCCACACGGCCGCCAACATCTCGAACTTTGATTCTGCCGTGAGTGCGAATGCAGACGTCGCGGCCAGCACGAGCGCCCGGCACACCCACAGCAATAAGACGGTCCTGGACAACACGACGGCGAGCTTCACGACGGGGGATAAGAGCAAACTCGACGGCATTGCTTCGGGTGCGACGGCCAACGACACTGATGCGAACCTCAAGAGCCGGTCCAACCACACCGGTACGCAGGCCATATCGACCGTATCGGGACTGCAGACCGCACTCGATGGCAAGGCGGCCTCAGGCCATACGCACACCATCGCCAATGTCTCAGGGCTTCAAACTGCCCTCGACGCCAAGGTGGCAAGCACCCTGCTCGGAGCGAACAACGGCGTCGCCACCCTCGATGCAGGGGGCAAGGTGAACCAATCGCAGCTTCCGAGCATCACGATTACTGAGGTCTTCACGGTTGCTACCGAAGCGGCGATGGTCGCCCTGGTAGCCGATGAAGGTGACGTGGCGATACGCACCGATCTGAACAAGAGCTTCATCCATAATGGCGGCACCGCAGGCACCGCGGCTGATTGGTCAGAACTCCTCACCCCAACTGCTGGGGTTTCAAGCGTGAACGGGCAGACGGGCGCGGTCACGGTGAGCGCCGTCCCTGGTGGGGGATCTGAAGGACAGGTCCTCAAGGTAGTCAGCGGCGTACCGGCATGGGGCGCGGATAACAACACCACCTACACCGCACCGTCTCAGGCCGAAGCAGAAGCCGGCACCGCGACCACTTCCCGCACCTTCACGGCGCAGCGGGTAAATCAAGCGATCCAAGCACTGGCTCCAGTGAAGTCAGTCGCAGGTAAGACGGGCGCAGTCACCCTGGCAAAAGCCGACGTGGGACTTGGCAGCGTGGACAACACTGCGGATGCGGATAAGCCGATCAGCACGGCCACCCAGACGGCCCTGGACGGAAAAGCGAGCGCTACCCACACGCATACCGCAGCGCAGGTGACGGACTTCGAAACCGCAGTGAGTGCGAACACCAACGTCACCGCCAACACCGCAGCGCGACATTCACATAGCAATAAGACCGTGCTCGATGCGACAACGGCTTCGTTCCTAAGCGCGGACCGCACCAAGTTAGATGGCATCGCCACAGGGGCAACAGCGAACAGCGCGGATGCGACACTGCTCAATCGAGCGAATCACACGGGGACGCAGGCGATCTCCACGGTAACTGGTTTACAAACAGCGCTCGATGGCAAAGCGGCATCGAGTCACACCCATTCCATAGCCAACGTCACCAACCTGCAGACGGCTCTTGACGGCAAGGTGAATGGCACGGTGCGTATAACTGTCGGAACCACGGCACCCACGTCGCCAAGTGTGAACGACCTTTGGGTGGATACGAACTAG